A single genomic interval of Candidatus Gracilibacteria bacterium harbors:
- the rplM gene encoding 50S ribosomal protein L13: MKTLVAKQLLGNERKWYVVDANGKNLGRLATGVARLISGRDRVDFTPHIDNGANVIVINAEKIAVTGTKESVKMYRSHSQYMGGLKETVFSKMRTKNPTHILRHAIEGMLPKNRLKSDMSIRLKLVVGTEHEFAAQKPETITL, from the coding sequence ATGAAAACTCTTGTCGCAAAACAACTCCTTGGAAACGAACGTAAATGGTACGTCGTCGATGCTAATGGAAAAAATCTTGGTCGTCTCGCAACGGGTGTAGCTCGTCTCATCTCTGGTCGTGATCGCGTAGATTTCACTCCACACATCGATAACGGTGCTAATGTTATTGTTATCAATGCTGAGAAAATCGCTGTTACTGGTACAAAAGAATCAGTGAAAATGTACCGCTCACACTCTCAATACATGGGTGGTCTCAAGGAGACAGTTTTCTCAAAGATGCGAACAAAAAACCCAACTCATATTCTTCGTCATGCAATCGAAGGTATGCTTCCAAAAAATCGTCTTAAGAGCGATATGTCTATCCGTCTCAAGCTCGTTGTTGGTACTGAACATGAGTTTGCTGCACAGAAACCTGAAACTATTACTTTATAA
- a CDS encoding bL17 family ribosomal protein — MRHRVKKHLHLSGMDKAQRKSAVRNLLTGLFTHKSIQTTEKRALAITPLAHRLIDVANSEHTEYNKIRMIGAELFTKEASVSLLALAGKYKDQNGGYTRITPIKYRDGDAAKLVRIELV; from the coding sequence ATGCGTCACCGCGTCAAGAAACATCTCCATCTTAGTGGAATGGATAAAGCTCAGAGAAAATCTGCAGTTCGTAATCTCCTTACAGGTCTTTTTACTCACAAGAGCATCCAGACAACTGAGAAACGTGCACTTGCGATTACTCCACTCGCTCATCGTCTTATCGACGTTGCGAATTCAGAACATACTGAATACAACAAGATTCGTATGATTGGTGCTGAACTCTTCACCAAAGAGGCAAGCGTATCTCTTCTCGCACTCGCATGAAAGTATAAAGATCAAAATGGTGGTTATACTCGCATTACTCCTATCAAATATCGTGATGGTGATGCTGCGAAGCTTGTTCGTATCGAGCTCGTATAA
- a CDS encoding DNA-directed RNA polymerase subunit alpha yields MHIIHNTIGVPKIRREVLSATEEKFIIEPLPSGYGVTLGNSLRRVMLSSIPGARVTGIKIAGASHEYMTLPGVRESILDIMLNIKSLVIAKETTDIEWLSLSKKKGGTVTGADIKCPGGVEILNPDCYITTVDTGFDFAMQIRIERNVGYTSIEDIKKREDDVEVLVLDANFSPVINVKYEVKNTRYGEITNLDSLEMVVTTNGVMSPSDVMKFSAKMLESYFALFNEEKLQVGGEFISDIREVIEKEKQEVKADLEKETYTPIEIMGLSPRTLNALVNGDILSIEQLTKCTEAKLSSIKGFGKKAMTEVRDALKTRGLKLLGDD; encoded by the coding sequence ATGCACATCATCCATAATACCATCGGAGTTCCGAAAATTCGTCGTGAAGTTCTCTCTGCGACTGAAGAAAAGTTCATCATTGAACCACTTCCAAGTGGATACGGTGTCACTCTCGGAAATTCACTCCGTCGTGTCATGCTCTCCTCAATTCCAGGGGCTCGTGTAACAGGTATCAAAATCGCAGGCGCATCTCATGAATACATGACACTTCCAGGTGTTCGTGAATCTATCCTCGATATCATGCTCAACATCAAATCACTCGTGATTGCTAAAGAGACAACAGATATCGAATGGCTTTCTCTCTCAAAGAAAAAAGGTGGAACGGTTACTGGTGCCGACATCAAATGTCCAGGCGGAGTTGAGATTCTCAATCCTGACTGTTACATCACTACTGTTGATACTGGTTTTGATTTCGCGATGCAGATTCGTATCGAACGAAATGTCGGATATACTTCTATCGAAGATATCAAGAAACGTGAAGATGATGTAGAAGTTCTCGTTCTCGATGCAAACTTCTCTCCAGTTATCAATGTAAAATACGAAGTCAAGAATACTCGTTACGGTGAAATCACTAATCTTGATTCTCTCGAAATGGTTGTGACAACAAATGGAGTTATGTCTCCTTCTGATGTCATGAAGTTCTCAGCAAAAATGCTCGAATCTTACTTTGCTCTCTTCAATGAAGAGAAACTCCAGGTTGGAGGTGAGTTCATCTCTGATATCCGTGAGGTTATCGAGAAAGAAAAACAGGAAGTGAAAGCTGATCTCGAAAAGGAAACATACACTCCAATCGAAATCATGGGTCTCTCTCCTCGTACACTCAATGCACTCGTCAACGGAGATATCCTCTCTATCGAACAACTCACCAAGTGTACAGAAGCAAAACTTTCTTCTATCAAGGGATTCGGAAAGAAGGCTATGACAGAAGTTCGAGATGCTCTCAAAACTCGCGGACTCAAACTCCTCGGAGATGATTAG
- the rpsD gene encoding 30S ribosomal protein S4: MRYTGPKMKLCRREGYNLFGTEKYNLENNHRRVKRAGKMSEFGVQLRKKQAAKRQFALSEKQFARYYSRAVKTNEVTGDAMLRLLETRLDTVILRANFARTIMQARQCVSHAHFLVNGKKLNIPSYEVRVGDVITIKERMKESALYKSLVEEFQAFASKNAAAQVTSAKWLTVDPKKLSITITALPEKGDFDQMIDVQRIIEFYSK, translated from the coding sequence ATGCGTTATACAGGACCAAAAATGAAGCTTTGTCGCCGAGAAGGGTACAACCTCTTCGGAACAGAAAAGTACAACCTCGAGAACAATCACCGTCGTGTTAAGCGTGCTGGAAAGATGTCTGAGTTTGGTGTTCAGCTCCGCAAGAAGCAGGCTGCAAAAAGACAATTCGCTCTTTCTGAAAAGCAATTCGCTCGTTACTACTCTCGTGCTGTAAAGACAAATGAAGTAACTGGTGACGCAATGCTCCGTCTCCTTGAGACACGTCTCGATACAGTGATTCTTCGTGCGAACTTCGCTCGAACGATCATGCAAGCTCGTCAGTGTGTGAGTCATGCTCACTTCCTCGTGAACGGTAAGAAGCTCAATATTCCTTCATATGAAGTTCGCGTTGGTGATGTTATCACTATCAAGGAACGCATGAAAGAATCAGCTCTCTATAAGTCTCTCGTTGAAGAATTCCAGGCTTTCGCTTCCAAGAACGCGGCTGCTCAGGTGACTTCCGCAAAATGGCTTACAGTGGATCCAAAGAAACTTTCTATCACAATCACAGCACTTCCTGAAAAGGGTGACTTCGATCAGATGATTGATGTACAGCGTATCATTGAGTTTTACTCAAAATAG
- the rpsK gene encoding 30S ribosomal protein S11, which translates to MAKATLRRSKKTRKNVPEAIISITATLNNTHVVVSDLAGQVLTWSTGGTAGFKGAREATPYAAQITSEQAVSKAKTMHNVERASVYVKGIGAGREQAIRGIINSGVELTAIYDITPVPHNGCRKPKARKL; encoded by the coding sequence ATGGCAAAAGCTACACTTCGCCGTTCAAAGAAAACACGAAAGAATGTCCCAGAGGCAATCATTTCTATCACAGCAACTCTCAATAATACGCACGTCGTTGTATCTGACCTTGCAGGTCAAGTTCTCACTTGGTCTACTGGTGGTACTGCAGGATTCAAGGGTGCTCGTGAAGCAACTCCATATGCTGCTCAGATTACGAGCGAACAAGCAGTTTCCAAGGCAAAAACAATGCACAATGTTGAACGTGCTTCTGTCTACGTAAAGGGTATTGGTGCAGGTCGTGAACAAGCAATTCGTGGAATCATCAATTCAGGAGTTGAACTTACAGCTATCTATGATATCACTCCAGTTCCACACAATGGATGTCGTAAGCCTAAGGCTCGAAAGCTATAA
- the rpsM gene encoding 30S ribosomal protein S13 yields MARIAGVNLPDNKHAEISLMYIYGVGRPLAQQILTKVGIAWNKKMGDLTEAELDMIREELKSIIIEGDLRREVATNIKRLQEIGSYRGSRHRKRLPVRGQRTKTNARTRKGKAVTIQNKKK; encoded by the coding sequence ATGGCTCGTATTGCTGGAGTTAATCTCCCCGACAACAAACATGCGGAAATCTCACTTATGTATATATATGGTGTAGGTCGTCCTCTTGCTCAACAGATTCTCACAAAGGTAGGAATTGCTTGGAATAAGAAAATGGGAGATCTCACTGAAGCAGAACTCGATATGATTCGTGAGGAACTCAAGAGTATCATTATCGAAGGTGATCTTCGTCGTGAAGTTGCTACCAATATCAAGCGTCTTCAGGAAATTGGTTCTTATCGTGGATCACGACATAGAAAACGTCTTCCAGTTCGTGGACAACGTACAAAAACAAACGCACGTACTCGCAAGGGTAAGGCTGTGACAATCCAGAACAAGAAGAAATAA
- the rpmJ gene encoding 50S ribosomal protein L36, protein MKVRPSVKKICDKCVVIRRKGIVRVICQEPKHKQRQG, encoded by the coding sequence ATGAAAGTCCGCCCATCTGTTAAGAAAATCTGTGATAAGTGTGTCGTTATCCGCCGAAAGGGGATTGTTCGTGTTATTTGCCAAGAGCCAAAGCACAAACAGCGTCAAGGCTAA
- the infA gene encoding translation initiation factor IF-1 — protein sequence MPKDDKIEVEGKVLKALPGAIFEVQLPEAFSNMVIRAYVSGKMQKHLIRLIPGDTVVVELTPYDLTRGRIVFRKPNANAPQRNPQNNNRK from the coding sequence ATGCCAAAAGATGATAAAATCGAAGTTGAAGGGAAAGTGCTAAAAGCACTCCCAGGAGCTATCTTCGAGGTTCAGCTTCCAGAAGCCTTCTCGAACATGGTGATACGGGCATATGTCAGCGGAAAGATGCAAAAGCATCTCATTCGTCTTATACCTGGTGATACTGTCGTGGTTGAGCTCACACCATATGATCTCACTCGTGGTCGTATCGTATTCCGCAAGCCGAATGCCAATGCTCCGCAACGGAATCCACAAAACAACAATCGCAAGTAA
- the infB gene encoding translation initiation factor IF-2 has product MAPNSTPQDDYYAQMQSAQKSGGDDKKPLKIKLKPVIKKVSENTSEAPVPESQTHTESPTEIKQSAPTPKARLVEREHASESLLRSVMKRDAGTPKDTRDEKKGGFPKISFSKVESKVKVLENRPVMQIPDEVPRRRREDGNTSNNNNSSAPQKRLRDDMKPMFQRDIGFSTPSKDGTAKKSRKDKNGKDIVDGGFRKGVKTIGGDDDGGFRRGNKISSKKREKNIEEIAQVLVDRAGQEVAIGDVISVKEFSDKIGIPVAKVIGELMKNGVLVNLNAPIDYDTCFLIGEAFGIKIIKEISENVSVSDLMDGNITDLINEDEPSRLIERSPIISVMGHVDHGKTSILDYIRKTTVASGEAGGITQKIGAYQVKRNDKKITFLDTPGHEAFTIMRARGAKLTDIAVIVIAADEGMKPQTIESINHAKAAEVPIIVAVNKMDKPGANLDLIRGQLAEQGLQPEEWGGTTVVVPVSAHTGLGIEDLLDMILLQSEILELKANPNRGAVATVVEAHLDQKLGSVATILVNTGTIRKGDNIVCAGAYGKVRTLKDYKGKNLDEAGPSVPVQITGLSQVVEGGDILQVVSTPELATTRAKEFLLAKNKKSIHAFEGASLGMLMSRLKSGALKQLKIVLKTDSNGSLEALKSALVKLSTPETQVVFIHSAVGDINQSDVMMAGTSQALLIAYNVGILPAAKSALSQSKIEFIDKKVIYHVLEKVEAIITGMIDIRFDEAELGIAKVKAIFYTGKNNSMMIVGLGVETGKIENRAKVRVIRGDRKVGSGEVANLKMGPLDVNEVEEGNDCGINFKGDVTIEEGDVLEFYKMVQRK; this is encoded by the coding sequence ATGGCTCCAAATAGCACTCCTCAGGATGATTATTACGCTCAGATGCAGTCGGCTCAGAAATCAGGTGGTGATGATAAAAAACCACTCAAAATCAAGCTCAAGCCTGTCATCAAAAAAGTGAGTGAGAATACCTCGGAAGCTCCAGTTCCAGAGAGTCAAACTCATACTGAGTCTCCTACAGAAATCAAGCAATCTGCACCAACTCCAAAAGCCCGTCTTGTTGAGCGCGAACATGCGAGTGAGAGTCTCCTTCGTTCTGTGATGAAGCGTGATGCATGAACTCCGAAAGATACTCGTGATGAGAAGAAGTGAGGATTTCCGAAGATTTCTTTCTCCAAGGTAGAATCCAAAGTGAAAGTGCTCGAGAATCGCCCTGTGATGCAGATTCCTGATGAGGTTCCTCGTCGCCGTCGCGAAGATGGAAATACTTCCAATAATAACAATTCATCTGCTCCACAGAAGCGTCTTCGTGATGATATGAAGCCAATGTTTCAGCGTGATATTGGATTTTCGACTCCTTCGAAGGATGGAACAGCGAAGAAATCCAGAAAGGATAAAAATGGAAAAGATATTGTCGATGGAGGATTCCGCAAAGGAGTGAAGACGATTGGTGGTGATGATGATGGAGGATTCCGTCGTGGGAACAAGATTAGTTCCAAGAAAAGAGAGAAAAATATCGAAGAAATTGCCCAGGTACTCGTGGATCGCGCAGGACAAGAAGTTGCCATTGGTGATGTGATTTCTGTGAAAGAATTTTCTGACAAGATTGGTATTCCAGTGGCAAAAGTTATCGGAGAGCTCATGAAGAATGGTGTTCTCGTGAATCTCAATGCGCCAATCGATTATGATACATGTTTTCTTATCGGTGAAGCATTCGGAATCAAGATTATCAAGGAAATTTCTGAGAATGTCTCTGTCTCTGATCTCATGGATGGAAATATCACTGACCTCATCAATGAAGACGAGCCATCTCGACTGATCGAACGTTCTCCGATTATCTCTGTGATGGGACATGTCGACCATGGTAAGACCTCGATTCTCGACTATATCCGAAAAACAACGGTTGCATCGGGTGAAGCGGGTGGTATCACACAAAAAATCGGTGCCTATCAAGTGAAGCGCAATGACAAGAAAATCACATTTCTCGATACTCCTGGACATGAAGCCTTCACGATCATGCGTGCTCGTGGTGCAAAACTCACGGATATCGCAGTTATCGTTATCGCGGCAGATGAAGGTATGAAGCCTCAGACTATAGAATCAATTAATCATGCGAAAGCAGCTGAAGTGCCTATTATTGTGGCAGTGAATAAGATGGATAAGCCAGGGGCGAACCTCGACCTCATCCGTGGACAACTCGCAGAACAAGGACTCCAGCCAGAGGAGTGGGGAGGAACGACTGTTGTGGTTCCAGTATCGGCTCATACAGGGCTTGGTATCGAAGACCTTCTCGATATGATTCTTCTTCAGTCAGAGATTCTCGAACTGAAGGCAAATCCAAATCGTGGTGCGGTTGCAACTGTTGTGGAAGCACATCTTGATCAGAAGCTCGGTTCTGTAGCGACAATCCTCGTGAACACCGGTACTATCCGCAAGGGTGATAATATCGTCTGTGCTGGTGCTTATGGAAAGGTTCGTACACTCAAGGACTACAAGGGAAAAAATCTCGATGAAGCAGGACCTTCTGTTCCAGTTCAGATTACGGGACTTTCTCAGGTAGTAGAAGGTGGAGATATTCTCCAGGTAGTTTCTACTCCAGAACTCGCAACCACTCGTGCGAAAGAGTTTCTCCTCGCGAAGAATAAGAAATCCATCCATGCCTTCGAAGGTGCATCGCTCGGAATGCTCATGTCTCGCCTGAAGTCAGGAGCACTCAAGCAACTCAAAATCGTTCTCAAGACTGATTCGAATGGTTCGCTCGAAGCACTCAAGTCTGCGCTCGTGAAGCTCTCAACTCCTGAGACACAAGTCGTATTCATCCACTCAGCTGTCGGTGATATCAATCAATCTGATGTGATGATGGCAGGAACTTCTCAGGCACTTCTCATTGCCTACAATGTCGGTATTCTTCCTGCTGCGAAGTCAGCACTTTCTCAGTCGAAGATCGAATTCATCGACAAGAAGGTTATTTACCATGTTCTCGAAAAGGTTGAGGCTATCATCACAGGTATGATCGATATCCGCTTCGATGAGGCAGAACTCGGTATCGCGAAAGTGAAGGCAATCTTCTATACAGGAAAAAACAATTCCATGATGATCGTTGGTCTCGGTGTCGAGACAGGAAAGATCGAGAATCGTGCAAAGGTCCGTGTCATTCGCGGAGATCGCAAGGTTGGTTCTGGTGAAGTGGCGAATCTGAAGATGGGGCCACTCGATGTGAACGAAGTGGAAGAAGGAAATGATTGTGGTATCAACTTCAAGGGTGATGTCACTATCGAAGAAGGTGATGTACTCGAGTTCTACAAGATGGTACAGAGAAAATAA
- a CDS encoding NUDIX hydrolase, with translation MLSLTEPAGFSSTPTSVAGCLIYRFENEALEVLLLQQVKGNQLWGFPGGKLREGETLYDGMRREVYEETELFVQARSVQYINTYYVRNDFGDFIYALYAMQLPPHSEINLNPKEHKDFGWFSNTEARQVNTIPHTIDCIEKFESSEYSM, from the coding sequence ATGTTATCCCTCACAGAACCTGCAGGTTTTTCTTCAACACCGACATCCGTTGCTTGATGCTTGATTTATCGATTCGAGAATGAAGCATTAGAAGTACTTCTTCTCCAACAAGTGAAATGAAATCAACTGTGGGGATTTCCGGGTGGAAAACTTCGTGAATGAGAAACACTCTATGATGGCATGCGCCGTGAAGTTTACGAGGAAACCGAACTATTTGTTCAGGCAAGAAGTGTACAATATATTAATACATATTATGTAAGAAATGATTTTGGTGACTTTATTTATGCACTGTATGCTATGCAACTACCTCCTCATAGCGAAATTAATCTTAATCCAAAAGAACATAAAGATTTTGGTTGGTTTTCAAATACAGAAGCACGTCAGGTAAATACAATTCCACACACTATCGATTGTATAGAAAAATTTGAATCTTCCGAATATTCAATGTAA
- a CDS encoding peroxiredoxin, whose amino-acid sequence MSCCNNEFMFEQVKIDAPAPSFDLPAYDPVKDDTIQVSLESLQGKWTVLFYYPADFTFVCPTELKDMADAKAKFDELNVTVLAASTDTIFSHRAWVKHEGLMKDFPYVMLGDHALEVADKYSILMEDGTAARGTFIIDPHGVCRGIEVTSGPLGRNSDELIRKIEALQFMEANPGTACPAKWALGAKTLKPSIKIAGEVEAELQ is encoded by the coding sequence ATGTCTTGCTGCAATAACGAATTCATGTTCGAACAGGTAAAAATCGATGCGCCTGCACCAAGTTTCGATCTTCCAGCGTATGATCCAGTGAAGGATGATACAATTCAAGTTTCTCTCGAGTCTCTCCAAGGGAAGTGGACGGTACTTTTCTATTATCCAGCGGATTTCACTTTCGTCTGTCCTACCGAGTTGAAGGATATGGCTGATGCGAAAGCAAAATTCGATGAACTCAATGTCACAGTTCTCGCGGCTTCTACGGATACAATTTTCTCTCATCGTGCATGGGTGAAACATGAAGGTCTCATGAAGGATTTTCCATACGTGATGCTCGGAGATCATGCGCTTGAAGTTGCTGATAAATACAGTATCCTCATGGAAGATGGAACCGCTGCTCGTGGAACATTCATCATTGATCCACACGGTGTATGTCGTGGTATCGAAGTGACGAGCGGGCCTCTCGGTCGTAATTCTGATGAGCTCATTCGTAAGATCGAAGCACTTCAGTTCATGGAAGCAAATCCTGGTACTGCATGTCCAGCAAAGTGGGCTCTCGGTGCAAAAACTCTCAAGCCGTCTATCAAGATTGCAGGAGAAGTGGAAGCGGAGCTTCAATAG